The following proteins come from a genomic window of Elusimicrobiota bacterium:
- a CDS encoding RHS repeat protein, whose product MEERYRSLAALKYTYDVRGRMSVVRRGPRETLLDYNAGGHLSRVTDAVGRQVTFATDALGRVTRQTMPDGRVVDYGYDAKGNVTGLTPPGGGEHRFTYGAGDLPGTYVTPLGATTRYDYDEDAQLKTLTRPGGDTVTVTRDAAGRMGSMTTGAGATTYAYDAAGRLGSVTAPGGVGLAHAHDGDLVTGAELTGPVAGRVDRTYDADFRTAGVSVNGGGTTVYAYDVDGLLTAAGAMALARDAANGQVTGTTLGVVTDERTYNEHGEPTGYLARSGGTAVLEAAYTRDGVGRITAKTETIQGTTANYAYFYDVAGRLVRVEKNGVGVEQYTYDANGNRTSGTVGGTTLNGTYDGDDKVATYGGAVYTHAAGGEWRTVTEGG is encoded by the coding sequence GTGGAAGAGCGATACCGGTCGTTGGCGGCATTGAAATACACCTACGATGTGCGCGGGCGGATGTCTGTGGTGCGGCGTGGCCCGCGGGAGACGCTCTTGGATTATAACGCGGGGGGGCATCTGTCGAGGGTGACGGACGCGGTGGGTCGGCAGGTGACGTTCGCGACGGACGCGCTGGGGCGTGTGACGCGGCAGACGATGCCGGACGGGCGCGTGGTGGACTATGGGTACGACGCGAAGGGGAACGTGACGGGGTTGACGCCGCCGGGGGGTGGGGAACACCGGTTTACCTATGGGGCGGGAGACCTGCCGGGGACGTACGTGACGCCGCTGGGAGCGACGACGCGGTACGACTATGACGAAGACGCGCAACTGAAGACCTTGACGCGGCCTGGCGGTGACACGGTGACGGTGACGCGGGACGCGGCGGGGCGAATGGGGAGCATGACGACGGGGGCGGGGGCGACGACTTACGCCTATGACGCGGCGGGGCGGTTGGGGAGCGTGACGGCGCCGGGGGGCGTGGGGTTGGCGCACGCCCATGACGGGGACCTGGTGACGGGGGCGGAACTGACGGGCCCGGTGGCGGGGCGCGTGGATCGGACGTACGACGCGGACTTCCGGACGGCGGGGGTGTCTGTGAACGGGGGGGGAACCACCGTGTACGCCTACGACGTGGACGGGCTGTTGACTGCGGCGGGGGCGATGGCGCTGGCGCGTGACGCGGCGAACGGGCAAGTGACGGGGACGACGCTGGGGGTGGTGACGGACGAGCGGACGTACAACGAACACGGGGAGCCGACGGGCTACCTGGCGCGGTCGGGGGGGACGGCGGTGTTGGAAGCGGCGTACACGCGGGACGGTGTGGGTCGGATCACGGCGAAGACAGAGACGATCCAAGGGACGACGGCCAATTACGCCTATTTCTATGACGTGGCGGGGCGGCTGGTGCGTGTGGAGAAGAACGGTGTGGGGGTGGAGCAATACACGTACGACGCGAACGGGAACCGGACGAGCGGGACGGTGGGGGGGACGACCCTGAACGGGACCTACGACGGGGACGACAAGGTGGCAACCTACGGGGGAGCGGTGTACACCCACGCGGCGGGGGGCGAATGGCGGACGGTGACGGAAGGCGGGTGA
- a CDS encoding RHS repeat protein, protein MEERYRSLAALKYTYDVRGRMSVVRRGTRETLLAYNAGGYLSRVTDAVGRQVTFATDALGRVTRQTMADGRVVDYGYDAKGNVTGLTPPGGGEHRFTYGAGDLPGTYVTPLGATTRYDYDEDAQLKTLTRPGGDTVTVTRDAAGRMGSMTTGAGATTYAYDAAGRLGSVTAPGGVGLAYAYDGDLVTGAELTGPVAGRVDRTYDADFRTAGVSVNGGGTTVYAYDVDGLLTAVGAMALARDAANGQVTGTTLGVVADERTYNEHGEPTGYLARAGGTAVLEAAYTRDGVGRITAKTETIQGTTANYAYFYDVAGRLVRVEKNGVGVEQYAYDANGNRTSGTVGGTTLNGTYDGDDKVALYGGAVYTHAAGGEWRTVTEGGETTTYDYDAVGNLRGVTLPSGTTLEYVIDGRNRRVGRKVNGTLTQGYLYDGQLRIVAELDGANNVTARYVYGTRPNVPEWLEKGGETYRIITDHLGSPRLVVNAASGAIVQRMDYDSWGNITNDTNPGFQIFGYAGGLYDQDTKLTRFGARDYDARTGRWTAKDPIGFNGGDENLYAYVKNDPINRIDPLGLYDLLELLNDASNVSAGFGDTITSGFGLFDKSLTEWVREKWGADGTVDPCAGWYKAGEIGAYAWAAVMLRQGVQPGGWLNSNRFLRIRFGRRRGNRVFRIAGKIIEQIVEKGTWIFGQEEHYNL, encoded by the coding sequence GTGGAAGAGCGATACCGGTCGTTGGCGGCATTGAAATACACCTACGATGTGCGCGGACGGATGTCTGTGGTGCGGCGTGGGACGCGGGAGACGCTCCTGGCCTACAACGCGGGGGGCTATTTGTCGAGGGTGACGGACGCGGTGGGTCGGCAGGTGACGTTCGCGACGGACGCGCTGGGGCGTGTGACGCGGCAGACAATGGCGGACGGGCGCGTGGTGGACTATGGGTACGACGCGAAGGGGAACGTGACGGGGTTGACGCCGCCGGGGGGTGGGGAACACCGGTTTACCTATGGGGCGGGGGACCTGCCGGGGACGTACGTGACGCCGCTGGGAGCGACGACGCGGTACGACTATGACGAAGACGCGCAACTGAAGACGTTGACGCGGCCTGGCGGTGACACGGTGACGGTGACGCGGGACGCGGCGGGGCGAATGGGGAGCATGACGACGGGGGCGGGGGCGACGACTTACGCCTACGACGCGGCGGGGCGGTTGGGGAGCGTGACGGCGCCGGGGGGCGTGGGGCTGGCGTACGCCTATGACGGGGACCTGGTGACGGGGGCGGAACTGACGGGCCCCGTGGCGGGGCGCGTGGATCGGACGTACGACGCGGACTTCCGGACGGCGGGGGTGTCTGTGAACGGGGGGGGAACCACCGTGTACGCCTACGACGTGGACGGGCTGTTGACTGCGGTGGGGGCGATGGCGCTGGCGCGTGACGCGGCGAACGGGCAAGTGACGGGGACGACGCTGGGGGTGGTGGCGGACGAGCGGACGTACAACGAACACGGGGAGCCGACGGGCTACCTGGCGCGGGCGGGGGGGACGGCGGTGTTGGAAGCGGCGTACACGCGGGACGGTGTGGGTCGGATCACGGCCAAGACAGAGACGATCCAAGGGACGACGGCCAATTACGCCTATTTCTATGACGTGGCGGGGCGGCTGGTGCGTGTGGAGAAGAACGGTGTGGGGGTGGAGCAATACGCCTACGACGCGAACGGGAACCGGACGAGCGGGACGGTGGGGGGGACGACCCTGAACGGGACCTACGACGGGGACGACAAGGTGGCCCTGTACGGGGGAGCGGTGTACACCCACGCGGCGGGGGGCGAATGGCGGACGGTGACGGAAGGCGGGGAAACGACGACGTACGACTATGACGCGGTGGGGAACCTGCGTGGGGTGACGCTGCCCAGCGGGACGACCCTGGAGTACGTGATCGACGGTCGCAACCGGCGTGTGGGGCGGAAGGTGAACGGCACGCTGACGCAAGGGTATCTGTACGACGGGCAACTAAGGATCGTGGCGGAGCTGGACGGGGCGAACAACGTCACGGCGCGGTACGTGTACGGGACGCGGCCCAACGTGCCGGAGTGGCTGGAGAAGGGCGGGGAGACGTACCGGATCATCACGGACCATCTGGGGAGCCCCCGGCTGGTGGTGAACGCGGCGAGCGGAGCCATCGTGCAGCGGATGGACTACGACAGTTGGGGGAACATCACCAACGACACGAACCCCGGGTTCCAGATATTCGGCTACGCGGGGGGGCTGTACGACCAAGACACGAAACTAACCCGGTTTGGAGCGCGGGACTACGACGCGCGGACGGGGCGCTGGACGGCGAAGGACCCGATTGGGTTTAATGGGGGGGACGAGAATCTGTACGCGTATGTGAAGAACGACCCCATCAATAGAATCGACCCGCTAGGGTTGTATGATTTGCTCGAGTTATTAAACGACGCCTCTAACGTCAGCGCGGGTTTTGGAGACACGATTACATCCGGTTTCGGGCTATTTGATAAAAGCTTAACCGAGTGGGTTCGGGAGAAGTGGGGCGCAGATGGAACTGTGGATCCTTGTGCGGGTTGGTATAAAGCGGGAGAGATTGGGGCTTATGCTTGGGCCGCTGTTATGTTACGCCAGGGTGTTCAGCCTGGCGGATGGCTCAATAGCAATAGGTTTTTGCGCATTAGGTTCGGAAGGCGTAGGGGCAATAGAGTGTTTAGAATTGCAGGAAAAATTATAGAGCAAATAGTTGAAAAGGGCACTTGGATATTTGGACAGGAGGAGCACTATAATTTATGA
- a CDS encoding IS3 family transposase (programmed frameshift) has translation MARKRYTEEQIVAILKEAAAGAKTDDICRQYGVNRNTFYAWRTKFTGMTVPDVRKLRSLEDENLKLKRKIGELTMDLDAAKELLFKKLVRPKARRAAAKHAVEVLGLTGRRACRLTRLCRATWQYVPKPESAENVALRARIRELAAQRRRFGAPRIWLMLDRQGWKVNHKRVHRIYVEERLSLRLKRRKKQAAVVRVPLAKPTGPNQAWSMDFVWDMLRNGRRVKMLTVVDDFTRECLAIEVDFGINGRRVAQTLEGLMESRGKVGGIRCDNGPEFTGNALDGWAYEKGVRLDFIRPGKPNENAFIESFNGRLREECLNDNQFLTMVEAQTVIEAWRKDYNEKRPHGSLNGLTPSEFAEKHKTDSAPEKYQLPMA, from the exons ATGGCTCGGAAGCGATACACCGAAGAGCAGATCGTAGCGATTCTGAAGGAAGCGGCGGCGGGCGCGAAGACAGACGATATTTGCCGGCAGTACGGGGTCAACCGCAATACGTTCTACGCGTGGCGGACGAAATTCACCGGGATGACGGTCCCGGACGTGAGGAAACTCCGATCCCTTGAGGATGAGAATCTGAAGCTCAAGCGGAAAATCGGGGAATTGACGATGGACCTGGACGCGGCAAAGGAGCTGCTCT TCAAAAAACTGGTAAGGCCCAAGGCAAGGCGTGCGGCGGCGAAACACGCGGTGGAAGTCTTGGGCCTGACGGGAAGACGAGCGTGCCGGTTGACGCGATTGTGCCGAGCGACGTGGCAATATGTGCCGAAGCCTGAATCGGCTGAAAACGTGGCGCTTCGCGCGCGGATACGGGAACTGGCGGCGCAGAGGCGGCGGTTCGGAGCGCCGCGGATATGGCTCATGCTGGATCGGCAGGGTTGGAAGGTCAACCATAAGCGGGTGCATCGGATTTACGTCGAAGAACGGCTCTCTTTGAGGTTGAAAAGGCGCAAGAAGCAAGCGGCGGTGGTTCGTGTGCCTTTGGCGAAACCGACCGGGCCAAATCAGGCGTGGTCGATGGACTTCGTATGGGACATGCTGAGAAACGGAAGACGGGTGAAGATGCTGACGGTGGTGGACGATTTTACCCGGGAGTGCCTGGCCATCGAGGTTGACTTTGGGATCAATGGCCGCCGGGTGGCGCAAACGCTGGAAGGGTTGATGGAATCCCGCGGGAAGGTCGGCGGGATTCGCTGCGACAACGGCCCCGAATTTACGGGCAACGCGCTGGACGGTTGGGCTTACGAAAAGGGCGTGCGGTTGGACTTCATCCGTCCGGGCAAGCCGAACGAGAATGCCTTCATCGAAAGTTTCAACGGGCGGTTACGGGAGGAGTGCCTTAACGATAACCAGTTCTTGACAATGGTCGAGGCGCAGACGGTCATCGAGGCGTGGAGAAAAGATTACAATGAGAAACGGCCGCATGGCTCGCTGAATGGGCTCACGCCCAGCGAGTTTGCAGAGAAGCACAAGACGGATTCAGCACCCGAGAAATACCAATTGCCAATGGCCTGA
- a CDS encoding RHS repeat protein, with amino-acid sequence MNGGTVTLGSGLTRVTGVTRQATTADASNPMSLLTETTTFTVNGRNYVMVYSSATRTVEEITPGSRRLGKTLDGRGRVVEERYRSLAALKYTYDGRGRMSVVRQGPRETLLAYNAGGYLSGVRDAVGRQVTFATDALGRVTRQTMPDGRLVDYGYDANGNVTALTPPGRGEHRFTYGAGDLPGTYVTPLGATTRYDYDEDAQLKTLTRPGGDTVAVTRDGAGRMGSMTTGAGATAYAYDAAGRLGSVTAPGGVGLAYAYDGDLVTGAELTGPVAGRVDRTYDADFRTAGVSVNGGGTTVYAYDVDGLLTAVGAMALARDAANGQVTGTTLGVVADERTYNEHGEPTGYLARAGGTPVLELAYTRDGVGRITAKTETIQGTTANYAYFYDVAGRLVRVEKNGVGVEQYAYDANGNRTSGTVGGTTLNGTYDGDDKVAVYGGSVYGHAAGGEWRTVTEGGATTTYDYDAVGNLRGVTLPSGTTLEYVIDGRNRRVGRKVNGTLTQGYLYDGQLRIVAELDGANNVTARYVYGTRPNVPEWLEKGGQAYRILTDHLGSPRLVVNAASGAIVQRMDYDSWGNITNDTNPGFQIFGYAGGLYDQDTKLTRYGARDYDARTGRWTAKDPSGFSGGDTNLYSYVHQDPINLVDPRGRFAIPVTSLLIAGAVMALFIAINSPMGKDLNRVIGDALSQSLDWNWANEDKGNSTGKPCPRPNQKYPKSHLPTGGDFPYNPPDYNGAPEVVPNPKGKGYLDDENQVWQWDPKKQEWDVQLPGGGHRNVNTDGEITH; translated from the coding sequence TTGAACGGGGGGACGGTGACGCTGGGGTCGGGGCTGACGCGCGTGACGGGCGTGACGCGGCAAGCGACCACGGCGGACGCGAGCAACCCGATGAGCCTGTTGACGGAAACGACGACGTTCACGGTGAACGGGCGCAATTACGTGATGGTGTACAGCTCGGCGACGCGGACGGTGGAAGAAATCACCCCCGGGTCGCGGCGGCTGGGGAAGACGCTGGACGGCCGGGGCCGTGTGGTGGAAGAGCGATACCGGTCGTTGGCGGCATTGAAATACACGTACGATGGGCGCGGGCGGATGTCTGTGGTGCGGCAGGGCCCCCGGGAGACGCTCCTGGCCTACAACGCGGGGGGCTATCTATCGGGGGTGAGGGACGCGGTGGGTCGGCAGGTGACGTTCGCGACGGACGCGCTGGGGCGTGTGACGCGGCAGACAATGCCGGACGGGCGGCTGGTTGACTATGGCTATGACGCGAACGGGAACGTGACAGCGTTGACGCCGCCGGGGCGTGGGGAACACCGGTTTACGTACGGGGCGGGGGACCTGCCGGGGACCTACGTGACGCCGCTGGGAGCGACGACGCGGTACGACTATGACGAAGACGCGCAGCTGAAGACCTTGACGCGGCCCGGCGGTGACACGGTGGCCGTCACGCGGGACGGCGCGGGTCGAATGGGGAGCATGACGACGGGGGCGGGGGCGACGGCCTACGCCTACGACGCGGCGGGGCGGTTGGGGAGCGTGACGGCGCCGGGGGGCGTGGGGCTGGCGTACGCCTATGACGGGGACCTGGTGACGGGGGCGGAACTGACGGGCCCTGTGGCGGGGCGTGTGGATCGGACGTACGACGCGGACTTCCGGACGGCGGGGGTGTCTGTGAACGGGGGGGGAACCACCGTGTACGCCTACGACGTGGACGGGCTGTTGACTGCGGTGGGGGCGATGGCGCTGGCGCGTGACGCGGCGAACGGGCAAGTGACGGGGACGACGCTGGGGGTGGTGGCGGACGAGCGGACGTACAACGAACACGGGGAGCCGACGGGCTACCTGGCGCGGGCGGGGGGGACGCCGGTGTTGGAGCTGGCTTATACGCGGGACGGTGTGGGGCGGATCACGGCGAAGACAGAGACGATCCAAGGGACGACGGCCAATTACGCCTATTTCTATGACGTGGCGGGGCGGCTGGTGCGTGTGGAGAAGAACGGTGTGGGGGTGGAGCAATACGCCTACGACGCGAACGGGAACCGGACGAGCGGGACGGTGGGTGGGACGACCCTGAACGGGACATACGACGGGGACGACAAGGTGGCGGTGTACGGGGGGTCGGTGTACGGGCACGCGGCGGGGGGCGAATGGCGGACGGTGACGGAAGGCGGGGCGACCACGACGTACGATTATGACGCGGTGGGGAACCTGCGGGGGGTGACGCTGCCCAGCGGGACGACCCTGGAGTACGTGATCGACGGTCGCAACCGGCGTGTGGGGCGGAAGGTGAACGGCACACTGACGCAAGGGTATCTGTACGACGGGCAACTAAGGATCGTGGCGGAGCTGGACGGGGCGAACAACGTCACGGCGCGGTACGTGTACGGGACGCGGCCCAACGTGCCGGAGTGGCTGGAGAAGGGCGGGCAGGCGTACCGGATCCTTACGGACCATCTGGGGAGCCCCCGGCTGGTGGTGAACGCGGCGAGCGGAGCCATCGTGCAGCGGATGGACTACGACAGTTGGGGGAACATCACCAACGACACGAACCCCGGGTTCCAGATATTCGGCTACGCGGGAGGGCTGTACGACCAGGACACGAAACTGACGCGGTATGGAGCGCGGGACTACGACGCGCGGACGGGGCGCTGGACGGCGAAGGACCCTTCCGGATTTTCCGGGGGAGACACGAATCTCTACTCATACGTTCACCAAGACCCCATTAATCTTGTCGATCCCCGAGGACGGTTTGCGATACCAGTCACTTCCTTATTGATAGCAGGTGCCGTTATGGCGCTATTTATTGCAATAAACTCCCCAATGGGTAAAGATCTCAATCGAGTTATTGGGGATGCGCTATCACAAAGCCTTGATTGGAATTGGGCAAATGAGGATAAGGGAAACAGCACTGGCAAACCTTGTCCTCGCCCAAACCAAAAATATCCTAAAAGCCATCTTCCTACAGGGGGAGACTTCCCCTATAATCCTCCTGATTATAATGGTGCACCCGAAGTAGTGCCAAACCCCAAAGGTAAAGGCTATCTGGATGACGAAAATCAGGTTTGGCAGTGGGACCCCAAAAAACAGGAATGGGATGTTCAACTTCCTGGAGGTGGTCATAGAAATGTCAACACGGATGGCGAAATAACTCACTAA
- a CDS encoding RHS repeat protein — MEERYRSLAPLNYTYDGRGRMSVVRRGPRETLLAYNAGGYLSGVTDAVGRQVTFATDALGRVTRQTMPDGRVVDYGYDAKGNVTGLTPPGGGEHRFTYGAGDLPGTYVTPLGATTRYDYDEDAQLKTLTRPGGDAVAVTRDGAGRVGSMTTGAGATTYAYDAAGRLGSVTAPGGVGLAYAYDGDLVTGAELTGPVAGRVDRTYDADFRTAGVSVNGGGTTVYAYDVDGLLTGVGAMALARDAANGQVTGTTLGVVTDERTYNEHGEPTGYLARSGGTAVLEAAYTRDGVGRMTAKTETIQGTTANYAYFYDVAGRLVRVEKNGVAVEQYTYDANGNRTSGTVGGTTLNGTYDGDDKVATYGGSVYGHAAGGEWRTVTEGGETTTYDYDAVGNLRGVTLPSGTTLEYVIDGRNRRVGRKVNGTLTQGYLYDGQLRIVAELDGANNVTARYVYGTRPNVPEWLEKGGQTYRILTDHLGSPRLVVNATSGAIIQRMDYDSWGNITNDTNPGFQIFGYAGGLYDQDTKLTRFGARDYDARTGRWTAKDPIGFRGRDSNLYSYVFNNPTNGVDITGTDTYKQNRDIGQDEVTANWDPISHTFVFTTNPDGSLKDTYSWGNANNPKGWSKNQSEDRKAAEDALKKSVNDPNYLNRIGDSSLDQYIEDAYTELDVPENEHLNFGVALNCKTEANKLSKLAKKKREVQ; from the coding sequence GTGGAAGAGCGATACCGGTCGTTAGCGCCTTTGAATTACACCTACGATGGGCGCGGGCGGATGTCTGTGGTGCGGCGTGGCCCGCGGGAGACGCTCCTGGCCTACAACGCGGGGGGCTATCTATCGGGGGTGACGGACGCGGTGGGTCGGCAGGTGACGTTCGCGACGGACGCGCTGGGGCGTGTGACGCGGCAGACGATGCCGGACGGGCGCGTGGTGGACTATGGGTACGACGCGAAGGGGAACGTGACGGGGTTGACGCCGCCGGGGGGTGGGGAACACCGGTTTACCTATGGGGCGGGAGACCTGCCGGGGACGTACGTGACGCCGCTGGGAGCGACGACGCGGTACGACTATGACGAAGACGCGCAACTGAAGACCTTGACGCGGCCGGGCGGTGACGCGGTGGCCGTCACGCGTGACGGCGCGGGGCGTGTGGGGAGCATGACGACGGGGGCGGGGGCGACGACTTACGCCTACGACGCGGCGGGGCGGTTGGGGAGCGTGACGGCGCCGGGGGGCGTGGGGCTGGCGTACGCCTATGACGGGGACCTGGTGACGGGGGCGGAACTGACGGGCCCGGTGGCGGGGCGCGTGGATCGGACGTACGACGCGGACTTCCGGACGGCGGGGGTGTCTGTGAACGGGGGGGGAACCACCGTGTACGCCTACGACGTGGACGGGCTGTTGACGGGTGTGGGGGCGATGGCACTGGCGCGGGACGCGGCGAACGGGCAAGTGACGGGGACGACGCTGGGGGTGGTGACGGACGAGCGGACGTACAACGAACACGGGGAGCCGACGGGCTACCTGGCGCGGTCGGGGGGGACGGCGGTGTTGGAAGCGGCGTACACGCGGGACGGTGTGGGTCGGATGACGGCCAAGACAGAGACGATCCAAGGGACGACGGCCAATTACGCCTATTTCTATGACGTGGCGGGGCGGCTGGTGCGTGTGGAGAAGAACGGTGTGGCGGTGGAGCAATACACGTACGACGCGAACGGGAACCGGACGAGCGGGACGGTGGGTGGGACGACCCTGAACGGGACCTACGACGGGGACGACAAGGTGGCAACCTACGGGGGGTCGGTGTACGGGCACGCGGCGGGGGGCGAATGGCGGACGGTGACGGAAGGCGGGGAAACGACGACGTACGATTATGACGCGGTGGGGAACCTGCGGGGGGTGACGCTGCCCAGCGGGACGACCCTGGAGTACGTGATCGACGGTCGGAACCGGCGTGTGGGGCGGAAGGTGAACGGCACACTGACGCAAGGGTATCTGTACGACGGGCAACTAAGGATCGTGGCGGAGCTGGACGGGGCGAACAACGTCACGGCGCGGTACGTGTACGGAACGCGGCCCAACGTGCCGGAGTGGCTGGAGAAGGGCGGCCAAACGTACCGGATCCTGACGGACCATTTAGGGAGCCCCCGGCTGGTGGTGAACGCCACGAGCGGCGCGATCATCCAGCGGATGGACTATGATAGTTGGGGGAACATCACCAACGACACGAACCCCGGGTTCCAGATATTCGGCTATGCGGGGGGGCTGTACGACCAAGACACGAAACTGACGCGGTTTGGAGCGCGGGACTACGACGCGCGGACGGGGCGGTGGACGGCGAAGGACCCGATTGGGTTTCGGGGAAGGGATAGCAACCTCTATTCCTATGTATTCAATAACCCAACAAACGGTGTTGATATAACCGGAACGGATACGTATAAGCAAAATCGTGATATTGGGCAAGATGAAGTAACCGCAAATTGGGATCCGATTTCACATACTTTTGTTTTTACAACAAACCCTGATGGAAGTTTGAAAGATACCTACAGTTGGGGAAATGCTAACAACCCAAAAGGGTGGAGTAAAAATCAATCCGAAGATCGAAAAGCCGCTGAAGATGCACTTAAAAAATCTGTGAATGATCCAAACTACCTTAATCGCATTGGAGATAGCAGTTTGGATCAATATATCGAAGATGCTTATACGGAATTGGATGTTCCAGAAAATGAACACTTAAATTTTGGGGTAGCGCTAAATTGCAAAACCGAAGCTAATAAATTATCCAAACTGGCTAAGAAGAAGCGGGAGGTCCAATGA
- a CDS encoding sel1 repeat family protein produces MDKRIESNSKFIRYIRYLANEGEPGAQFVLVYYLSSRAKAGKYRGLCLRLLQKLSKQGNSLADYALGNWHIHGLGVRKNYGKAFRYFLSAAQKGHPSAQYDVGVSYEKGVGTKKNLKEAFNWYRRSGEQGDPAGQLELGLCYQHGCGVGKDLVKAKFWIKKAALNGNDEARKILASEFGRKGKSGYL; encoded by the coding sequence ATGGATAAAAGAATTGAAAGCAATTCTAAATTTATTCGATACATTCGCTATTTAGCGAATGAAGGTGAACCTGGGGCACAATTCGTCCTGGTTTATTACCTTTCTTCTCGGGCCAAGGCGGGTAAGTACAGGGGCTTATGTCTTCGTCTGCTTCAAAAATTATCCAAACAGGGGAATAGTCTGGCCGATTATGCCCTTGGAAATTGGCACATCCATGGGCTAGGTGTTCGAAAGAATTATGGGAAAGCTTTTCGCTATTTCCTTTCAGCGGCCCAGAAAGGTCATCCTTCGGCTCAATACGACGTTGGAGTTTCCTATGAGAAGGGCGTGGGTACGAAAAAAAATCTCAAGGAGGCTTTCAATTGGTATAGACGATCCGGTGAACAAGGAGATCCCGCTGGACAACTTGAATTGGGTTTGTGCTACCAACACGGTTGTGGTGTCGGGAAAGACCTTGTTAAGGCCAAATTTTGGATAAAGAAGGCCGCTTTGAATGGCAATGATGAAGCCAGAAAAATTCTAGCTTCGGAGTTTGGGCGAAAAGGAAAATCCGGTTATCTTTGA
- the lnt gene encoding apolipoprotein N-acyltransferase gives MLVLCFPGFNLSSLAWVALVPLLLSLPRLSFSSAVLWGFAGGLLHHAASLYWIYPTCRWGGTSAPVALLALAALSGYLAVYWALFAALASRLSVGRGARPFVLAAAWVTTEYLRSHVATGFPWLLVAHSQWNVPKHLSLAQWGGVYAVSFLVILFNATLAAGVEIFLKKPRRWKPFAAGTLALVGLTATSVFLWRRTPAEPGAVRVAVVQGNIDQYKKWDEAYVQEILDGYSRGTRAALGQKRDLVVWPETSVPGWYPNDGRVVDWVAGLAREGGIPLLVGAPTRGDGDYNAVFLVSGQGETAGVYRKRHLVPFGEYVPFRSVLGRLFSVLNALGTFDAGASAEPLPGPAPLGVSICFEGLFPALSRESVRAGAAILVNVTNDGWYRDTAAPEQHLAATVFRAVENGRWLVRAANTGISAFVSPRGEIVGRTPLLAPAVLDGAVAPLTHRTPYARWGDLFAVACALSASAALGIGFARAKADPS, from the coding sequence TTGCTGGTTTTGTGTTTCCCCGGGTTTAACCTTTCGTCCCTGGCGTGGGTGGCCCTGGTCCCCCTTCTCCTTTCTCTCCCTCGCCTTTCCTTCTCATCGGCCGTCCTCTGGGGTTTTGCGGGCGGTTTACTCCACCACGCGGCCTCTCTGTATTGGATCTATCCCACCTGCCGTTGGGGAGGAACCTCGGCGCCCGTGGCCCTTTTGGCGCTGGCGGCCTTGTCCGGGTATCTGGCGGTCTATTGGGCCCTCTTCGCGGCCTTGGCGTCGCGATTGTCTGTCGGAAGGGGGGCGCGGCCCTTTGTTTTGGCGGCGGCCTGGGTGACCACGGAGTATCTGCGGTCCCACGTCGCGACGGGATTCCCCTGGCTGTTGGTCGCGCACAGCCAATGGAACGTCCCCAAACATTTGTCCCTGGCCCAATGGGGCGGCGTGTACGCCGTTTCATTTTTGGTGATCCTGTTCAACGCGACCCTGGCCGCCGGGGTGGAAATATTTCTTAAAAAACCGCGCCGATGGAAACCCTTCGCCGCGGGGACCCTGGCCCTGGTGGGCCTGACCGCGACCAGCGTTTTCCTGTGGCGGCGCACCCCGGCCGAGCCCGGGGCCGTCCGCGTGGCGGTGGTTCAGGGCAACATCGATCAGTACAAGAAATGGGATGAGGCCTACGTCCAGGAGATCCTGGACGGGTACTCCCGGGGAACGCGGGCGGCGTTGGGGCAAAAACGGGATTTGGTGGTGTGGCCCGAAACCTCGGTGCCGGGGTGGTACCCCAACGACGGCCGGGTGGTCGACTGGGTGGCGGGCCTCGCCCGCGAAGGGGGTATCCCCTTGTTGGTGGGCGCGCCCACGCGCGGCGACGGGGACTATAATGCGGTTTTCTTGGTATCCGGACAGGGGGAAACCGCCGGGGTTTATCGCAAGAGGCACTTGGTTCCTTTTGGGGAATACGTCCCTTTTCGATCGGTTTTGGGAAGGCTCTTTTCGGTTCTCAACGCGTTGGGGACCTTTGACGCGGGCGCCTCCGCCGAGCCCCTGCCGGGGCCGGCGCCCCTCGGGGTGAGCATTTGTTTCGAGGGGTTGTTCCCGGCGCTGAGCCGGGAGAGCGTGCGGGCGGGTGCCGCGATCCTGGTGAATGTCACCAACGACGGGTGGTACCGCGACACGGCCGCCCCGGAGCAACATTTGGCGGCGACGGTGTTTCGGGCGGTGGAAAACGGCCGCTGGCTCGTGCGCGCCGCCAACACGGGGATTTCGGCCTTCGTCTCTCCCCGGGGGGAAATCGTCGGCCGCACGCCTCTGTTGGCCCCGGCGGTGCTCGACGGGGCGGTGGCCCCGCTGACCCACCGCACGCCCTACGCCCGTTGGGGGGACCTGTTCGCCGTGGCCTGCGCCCTCTCGGCTTCGGCCGCGCTGGGGATCGGTTTTGCGCGCGCGAAAGCGGACCCCTCTTAA